A part of Chloroflexota bacterium genomic DNA contains:
- a CDS encoding ABC transporter permease, protein MFNTRLASLMRKEFIQIWRDPRTLVIALLIPVMQLFMLGYAATNDVRNLPMAVFDQDRGPEARALLDAYRASDYFLIAFDVASEADIRQLIDDGEARVGLIIPPDYGKKLNAEDETEVIFVFDGSDATSTQTALAAAQQIGNQHSTAIQLERLEKAGMADAIETPVEIRTQVWYNPDLEDAFFFVPGLIGQILYMITAILTASAVVRERERGTIEQLIVTPIRPWELVIGKISPYVLIALLNTLATLFVGSWWFGVPVRSGLGLLLALSGLFLLTSLGIGLLASTIANTQQEAMITVFATMLPAIMLSGYLFPVEAMPTWLQWISAAIPLTYYLRIIRALLVKGVGIASLQTEILALIGFGIILMGGASLRFRKRLD, encoded by the coding sequence ATGTTCAACACGCGTTTGGCCTCCCTCATGCGCAAGGAATTTATCCAGATTTGGCGCGATCCTCGCACTCTGGTGATTGCCTTGCTGATTCCGGTGATGCAGCTCTTTATGCTGGGGTATGCTGCCACCAACGATGTGCGCAATCTGCCGATGGCCGTCTTCGATCAGGACCGCGGCCCGGAAGCGCGTGCCCTGTTGGATGCCTACCGTGCCTCGGATTATTTTTTGATTGCCTTCGATGTGGCTTCCGAAGCCGACATCCGCCAGTTGATTGACGATGGCGAGGCGCGCGTCGGTTTGATTATCCCCCCGGATTATGGGAAGAAGCTCAACGCGGAGGATGAAACCGAAGTCATTTTCGTCTTCGATGGTTCGGACGCCACTTCCACCCAAACCGCTCTCGCCGCAGCCCAGCAAATTGGCAATCAGCATAGCACTGCTATTCAGCTAGAGCGCCTCGAAAAAGCGGGCATGGCCGATGCCATCGAAACGCCGGTCGAAATCCGCACGCAGGTCTGGTACAACCCCGATCTGGAAGATGCCTTCTTCTTCGTGCCGGGTCTGATCGGCCAGATTTTGTATATGATTACCGCCATTCTGACGGCCTCGGCGGTGGTACGCGAGCGTGAACGCGGCACCATCGAGCAGCTCATTGTCACACCCATCCGTCCCTGGGAACTGGTCATCGGCAAAATTTCGCCCTATGTGCTGATCGCCCTGCTCAATACCCTGGCGACGCTCTTTGTTGGTTCGTGGTGGTTCGGTGTACCGGTGCGCAGCGGTTTGGGCCTGCTGCTGGCGCTTTCCGGGTTGTTTTTGCTCACCAGCCTGGGCATCGGGCTGCTGGCCTCCACCATCGCCAACACCCAGCAAGAGGCTATGATTACGGTTTTCGCCACCATGCTTCCGGCGATCATGCTTTCGGGCTATCTCTTCCCGGTCGAGGCGATGCCCACCTGGCTGCAATGGATTTCGGCAGCCATCCCGCTAACCTATTATCTGCGCATTATCCGCGCCCTGCTGGTCAAAGGCGTTGGCATTGCCTCATTGCAAACCGAAATTCTGGCGCTGATCGGCTTCGGCATTATCCTGATGGGCGGCGCCTCTCTACGCTTCCGCAAACGGCTCGACTAA
- a CDS encoding ABC transporter permease, producing MFNSRLSSIIRKEFIQIWRDPRTLMLALLIPIMQLFLLGYAATNDVRNLPMAVFDQDRGPAARALLDAYRAADYFAIAFDVDSEAEIRDLIEAGEARLGMIIPPNYSTLIQGSGQAEIFFIFDGSDPAAASTALAAAQQIGWQFGTKIQQERLSQAGIPISTALPLEVRTQVWYNPDLIDAYFMVPAIIGMILFAITSILTATTIVRERERGTMEQLIVTPIRPWELVVGKLLPYVILAMTNTVEVLVIGSWWFHVPIRGSLTLILLLSGLFLITSLSIGLLASTIANTQQEAMLTVWMLLLPTLFLSGFFFPLEAMPLVLRWISYVLPLRYYLVIIRSLMLKGASVLALKNEIIALTIFGIVLMSAAAVRFRKRLD from the coding sequence ATGTTCAACTCCCGCCTGAGTTCCATTATCCGCAAGGAATTTATCCAAATCTGGCGCGACCCACGCACGTTGATGCTGGCGCTGCTGATCCCAATTATGCAGTTGTTTCTGCTCGGATACGCCGCCACCAACGATGTGCGCAACCTGCCGATGGCCGTTTTCGATCAGGATCGCGGCCCGGCGGCGCGCGCCCTGTTGGATGCCTACCGCGCCGCGGATTATTTTGCGATTGCCTTTGACGTGGATTCCGAGGCGGAGATTCGGGACTTAATCGAGGCGGGTGAGGCGCGCCTGGGGATGATCATCCCCCCGAACTACAGCACCCTCATTCAGGGCAGCGGCCAGGCCGAAATCTTCTTCATTTTCGACGGCTCTGATCCCGCGGCGGCATCCACCGCTCTGGCGGCCGCGCAGCAAATTGGCTGGCAATTTGGCACCAAAATTCAACAGGAACGTCTCAGTCAGGCGGGTATCCCCATCTCGACGGCACTCCCCCTTGAGGTGCGCACGCAGGTCTGGTACAACCCCGATCTGATCGATGCCTATTTCATGGTCCCCGCCATCATCGGCATGATTCTCTTCGCGATCACATCCATCCTGACGGCAACCACAATTGTGCGCGAGCGCGAGCGCGGCACGATGGAGCAGCTCATCGTCACGCCGATTCGCCCCTGGGAACTGGTCGTCGGCAAGCTGCTGCCCTATGTGATTTTGGCGATGACCAATACCGTCGAAGTGTTGGTGATTGGTTCGTGGTGGTTTCATGTGCCGATCCGCGGCAGCCTGACGTTGATTTTGCTGCTCTCCGGCCTGTTTCTCATCACCAGCCTGAGCATCGGCCTGCTGGCCTCGACGATTGCCAACACTCAGCAAGAAGCCATGCTGACGGTGTGGATGCTGCTCTTGCCGACGCTCTTCCTCTCCGGCTTCTTCTTCCCGCTGGAGGCCATGCCGCTGGTGCTGCGCTGGATTTCGTATGTACTGCCCCTGCGCTATTATTTGGTGATTATTCGCTCGCTGATGCTCAAAGGCGCCAGCGTGCTTGCGCTGAAAAATGAAATTATCGCCCTGACCATTTTTGGTATCGTCCTCATGTCCGCGGCGGCGGTGCGCTTCCGCAAACGATTGGACTAA
- a CDS encoding ABC transporter ATP-binding protein has translation MHAQNITKRFGETVAVNDLSLQVRAGEIYGLVGPDGAGKTTTMRLLCGAMRPECGAISVGGHSMLEDPDRAREQIGYLSQKFSLYEELTVLENIRFFAEVRGIPRGEWHARAMEILEFVGLAEFIDRRAGQLSGGMKQKLGLASALIHRPRVLLLDEPTGGVDPVTRQDFWQLIIKLVAPSPPSHLPVGEGSPERSAGQGEGGVSVLVSTPYMDEAVRCTYVGFMKDGRLVVEDKPKVLRERLAGRILEVRGAPLMRLRRAAEGLDGIESVQTFGDRLHLRVQAGTSGAVMANLTGAAHQAGAEISSIKEVHPGLEDVFIALLEE, from the coding sequence ATTCACGCACAAAATATCACCAAGCGCTTCGGCGAGACGGTGGCGGTAAACGATCTCAGCCTGCAAGTGCGCGCCGGGGAGATTTACGGACTGGTTGGCCCGGATGGGGCAGGCAAGACGACCACCATGCGCCTGTTGTGTGGCGCCATGCGCCCGGAGTGCGGTGCAATCTCAGTCGGTGGTCATTCGATGTTGGAAGACCCCGACCGCGCCCGCGAGCAGATCGGCTATCTCTCGCAGAAATTCTCGCTGTATGAGGAATTGACCGTGCTGGAGAATATCCGCTTTTTTGCGGAGGTGCGCGGCATCCCGCGCGGCGAGTGGCACGCCCGGGCGATGGAAATTCTCGAATTTGTGGGTCTGGCCGAATTCATCGACCGCCGCGCCGGGCAACTTTCAGGCGGGATGAAGCAGAAGTTGGGACTGGCCTCGGCGCTGATACACCGCCCGCGCGTGCTGCTGCTCGACGAACCGACCGGCGGCGTAGACCCGGTGACACGGCAGGATTTTTGGCAGTTGATTATTAAGTTGGTGGCGCCCTCACCCCCTTCCCATCTCCCAGTGGGAGAGGGGAGTCCGGAGCGCAGCGCAGGCCAGGGTGAGGGGGGTGTCTCGGTATTGGTGAGTACACCCTATATGGATGAAGCAGTGCGCTGCACGTATGTTGGCTTTATGAAAGATGGGCGTCTGGTAGTGGAAGATAAACCCAAAGTTTTGCGCGAGCGTCTGGCGGGGCGGATTCTGGAAGTGCGCGGGGCGCCGCTCATGCGCCTGCGGCGCGCGGCTGAGGGGCTGGATGGCATCGAGAGTGTGCAAACTTTCGGCGACAGGCTCCACCTGCGGGTACAGGCCGGAACATCCGGCGCGGTGATGGCGAATCTCACCGGGGCGGCGCATCAGGCCGGGGCCGAGATTTCATCCATAAAAGAAGTCCATCCCGGCCTTGAGGATGTCTTCATCGCTTTACTGGAAGAATAA
- a CDS encoding HlyD family efflux transporter periplasmic adaptor subunit, whose product MKNKISRFMPIIVILAIIAATVYYFAYVAREGTTGLTASGTVEAVEVVIAPEIGGRIVEILADEGDQVTVGDVLVRFNDDMLSAQLAQTEAAFKQAQANYNLIAAGYSPEKRLAATAAAEMEVVNAQQALDALYDNLDAARADALQNIANARDAVRDAQRKYDNYQKSSPITDVEQAEANLALARDKLDKAIDDYEPYADKPETDLTRANYLSRKAQAQEEYDDAVRLLNNLTGTADEINVEQAAADLQAAQAALANAERYYEEMADGPHPDVLAQAEARLSNAQAQLALAESGASIEELAVAQAAVESAQAVVNVTLAQLEKFTISAPADGKVLYRAVEPGEVVQPGVPLLTLARLENLSITVYVPEDRYGEVSLGDEVAVTVDSFPDITFSATVTRIADQAEFTPRNVQTAEGRRSTVFAVELSVSDPDGKLKPGMPADVSFSE is encoded by the coding sequence ATGAAAAACAAAATCAGCCGTTTCATGCCCATAATTGTTATTTTGGCAATCATTGCCGCCACAGTGTATTACTTTGCCTATGTCGCCAGGGAAGGCACAACCGGCCTGACCGCCTCAGGCACGGTGGAGGCTGTGGAAGTGGTCATCGCCCCGGAGATTGGCGGGCGCATCGTCGAAATTCTGGCCGATGAAGGCGATCAGGTGACTGTTGGCGATGTTCTGGTGCGCTTCAATGATGACATGCTCTCGGCGCAGCTTGCTCAAACCGAAGCGGCCTTCAAACAGGCGCAAGCCAACTATAATCTCATTGCCGCAGGGTATTCGCCGGAGAAACGCCTGGCTGCCACCGCTGCCGCCGAGATGGAAGTTGTCAATGCGCAGCAAGCACTGGATGCGCTCTACGATAATCTGGATGCGGCCCGCGCCGATGCGCTGCAAAATATCGCCAATGCCCGTGATGCGGTACGTGATGCGCAACGGAAATATGATAATTACCAAAAATCATCGCCAATCACCGATGTTGAGCAGGCGGAGGCTAATTTGGCTTTGGCCAGAGATAAACTGGACAAGGCGATTGACGATTATGAACCCTACGCCGATAAGCCGGAAACCGATCTGACGCGCGCCAACTATTTAAGCCGGAAAGCCCAGGCACAAGAAGAGTATGACGATGCTGTGCGCCTGCTCAATAATCTGACCGGGACCGCGGATGAGATCAATGTGGAACAGGCCGCCGCCGATTTGCAAGCCGCGCAGGCCGCGCTGGCGAATGCCGAACGCTATTATGAAGAAATGGCCGACGGCCCTCACCCCGATGTGTTGGCACAGGCCGAGGCGCGTTTGTCTAACGCTCAGGCGCAACTAGCTTTGGCAGAATCCGGCGCCAGCATCGAGGAGTTGGCCGTTGCTCAGGCCGCCGTGGAGAGCGCCCAGGCTGTGGTAAATGTTACCCTGGCCCAGTTGGAAAAATTCACCATCAGCGCCCCAGCCGATGGCAAGGTACTCTACCGCGCCGTGGAGCCGGGCGAGGTCGTTCAGCCGGGCGTACCCTTGCTCACTCTGGCGCGCCTTGAAAATTTGAGCATTACCGTTTATGTGCCCGAAGACCGCTATGGCGAAGTTTCACTGGGCGATGAGGTCGCCGTGACAGTCGATTCTTTCCCCGATATAACCTTCAGTGCCACCGTCACGCGCATCGCCGATCAGGCCGAGTTCACCCCCCGCAATGTGCAAACTGCCGAGGGCCGACGCAGCACGGTTTTTGCGGTGGAGCTTTCGGTCAGCGACCCGGATGGCAAGCTCAAACCCGGTATGCCAGCGGATGTTTCTTTTAGTGAATAG
- a CDS encoding ABC transporter ATP-binding protein, producing the protein METVIQTQDLTKKFGDFTAVDGVTFEVRAGEVLGYLGPNGSGKTTTIRMLLGLLRPSAGSATVLGYDILTQPEPIRSRVGYMSQKFALYDELTVRENLEFYAGVYGVRERGHIENTQARLGLSEMTRERVSDLPVGWRQRLALATAIVHGPRLLFLDEPTSGVDPTARRDFWDLIYEFVEEGVTAFVTTHYMDEAEYCGRVGIMSAGKLLAMDSPSGLKRDHLPGLAWDVISVGTLERQDGLTSDASSLPELILRLENCPGVLRAGLAGDHLRAITTDNVTADDLRKALNAGALQIQPAEATLEDVFLALALG; encoded by the coding sequence ATGGAAACCGTAATTCAGACTCAAGACTTGACCAAAAAGTTCGGCGATTTCACCGCCGTGGATGGCGTAACTTTTGAAGTGCGCGCCGGGGAGGTGCTGGGCTATTTGGGGCCAAACGGCTCCGGCAAGACCACCACCATCCGCATGTTGTTGGGGCTGCTGCGCCCCAGCGCGGGGAGCGCGACGGTGCTGGGTTACGATATTTTGACGCAGCCAGAACCGATCCGCTCGCGGGTGGGCTATATGTCGCAGAAGTTCGCCCTGTACGATGAGTTGACCGTGCGGGAGAATCTGGAATTCTACGCCGGGGTGTATGGCGTGCGGGAGCGCGGGCATATCGAGAATACGCAGGCGCGCCTGGGGTTGAGCGAAATGACCCGCGAGCGCGTGTCCGATTTGCCGGTGGGCTGGCGGCAGCGCTTGGCGTTGGCAACCGCGATTGTGCATGGGCCGCGCCTGCTCTTTCTGGATGAACCCACCTCGGGCGTAGACCCGACCGCCCGGCGCGATTTCTGGGATTTGATTTATGAGTTTGTCGAGGAGGGGGTGACGGCTTTTGTGACCACGCATTATATGGACGAAGCCGAATATTGCGGGCGCGTGGGGATTATGAGCGCCGGGAAGTTACTGGCGATGGATTCGCCCTCCGGCCTGAAACGCGATCATTTGCCGGGTTTGGCGTGGGATGTGATCAGCGTCGGGACGTTAGAGCGTCAGGATGGTTTGACGTCGGATGCGTCGTCCCTCCCCGAATTGATCCTGCGCCTGGAAAACTGCCCCGGGGTTTTACGCGCCGGTTTGGCCGGGGATCATTTACGCGCTATCACCACCGATAACGTCACCGCCGATGATTTGCGCAAAGCCCTAAATGCGGGGGCACTTCAAATTCAGCCCGCCGAAGCGACGTTGGAGGACGTATTTTTAGCGTTGGCGCTGGGTTGA